The DNA window GGGGTCATGCCAAGAATCAGGCTGAAAACATTACCGAAAACATGGGTATTGTGAAGCGTTTGGCATTTTTCCCGGCCGGCAGGGGGCCGGGGCTCTCAGGGATTAATGTAGTGTCTGAGCAGGTCTTTCCAGGTGACTATACCGACCAGGCTGTCGCCATCGAGTACCACCAGGCTGCCGATATTGTGCTGCAGCAGCAATTTGGCGGCCGAATCCACCGATAGGGAAGGGGGTGCGGTCACCGGATTGCGGCGCATAACCTGATGGATCCGTTTGAGCAGGGTATCGAGGTCGCGGTTGGTTTCGCCTACGGCGCCAATGTGGGGGCTGATGGCCCGCAGCAGATCCCGCTCCGACAGCATGCCGGCAAGGTGACCGTTTTCATCCAGTACCGGCAGGTGGTGGAAGGGGGCTTGTTCGAAGATATCCTTGGCCACCATCAGGCGATCGTCCATTTCCACCGTTACCACCCTGGTGCTCATCAGTTGACCTATAGTGTGTGTCACAGGCGTCCCCCGGCAATCTTCCCTAGTAAGCTATCTATATCAGAAGACTGGCTTTTTTGCTAATCCCCCCGTGGCCGGCAAGCAGGTTCTGGGGGGATTAGCCGGGATTGGCAGGTCTGTGGTCAGCAGTCCGGGTCGGTTTCCGGGCTGAATTCACCCAAATGGCTGTCGATGTAGCGGCTGCGTTTTTTAAACTTAAGGCTGTGGGTATCGACCAACACCAAACCATCGATACAGTCGCCGAAATCCGCGTCTATGCCGAAGGCGGCAAACTGGACTCCGCCTTCTTTGCACAATTCTCCGTATTGCTTGTACAGGGTGGGAATGGCTGCGCCCATGCTGGCCAGGGTTTGTTTGAGGATGCGGAAGTTTTCCTGGTAATCGAGGCCCGGGTACAGGGCATCAAGCTCCTGATTGCGCTCCGGACTCAATTGCATGGGGGTAAAGGATTGGGCCAGATCCACCCTTGCCGGAAACTGACGCAGATAAAAGTGCATCAACATTTCCTTGGCGCCGGCGGGCAACTGATTGCTGATGGATACAGGGCCAAAGAGATAGCGGTACTGGGGATGCCTGGCCAGGAATGCACCTATGCCGTACCAGAGGTAATCCAGGCTGCGTTTGCCCCAGTATTTGGGCTGGACGAAGCTGCGGCCAAGCTCCAGCCCCTGGGCGAAATAGGGGGCGAAGGCCTCGCCGAAACCGAACAGGGATTGGCTGTAGAGTGACTCCGGCCCCTGCAACTCATGAACCTTGCTGGCGCTGGCGAAACGGTAGGCGCCGACGATTTCCAGCGCCTCCCTGTCCCACAGTACCAGGTGTTGGTAATAGGGATCGTACTTGTCGGTGTCGCGGCGCTTGCCGGAACCCTCGCCCACGGCTCGGAAGGCCACTTCCCTGAGCCGACCAATCTCACGCATTATGGGGCTGGCGCCATTGTGCTCGTAGAGATAAATCAGTTTGTTGTCCTGGGTTTGCCCCAGCAATTGACACTGATTCAGCGCGGATTGCAACTCGGCGCGGGACTCGGGATGGGCAATGGCGCTCTGGGTACGGAACAGTGCCGGGCGGTTTTTGCCTATGCGATACAGGTGGTTTTTCAGCAGCCCCACCTTGGTCTTGATGTCAAAGTCATGGGTGTTGAAGGCATCGAAGGGAATAAGCTCACCGATACGGATGGGCATATTGCGTTTGCTCTGGCGGAACATTTCTTTTACCAGCAGCAAACTGGCCAGGGGCTTGTAAATCATCGAAGCGCCGTAGAAGGTAGCCGAGTTTTTGGCATCGGCATACATGGGCAGCAGCGGGGCGCCGCAGGACAGGGCCATGCGCAGGAATCCCGAGTGCCAGTGGGTGTCACGCACGCCGTTGGGCCTTAAGCGTGAGACTTCGCCCGAGGGGAAGATCAGCACTGCGCCATCGTTTTGCAGGTGCTCATGGATTTTATGCAGGTGTTGCCTCGGGGTGCCACCGCCCATGTTGCGTACCGGCAGCAATATGGAGTGCAGCGGTTTCAGTGCCATCAGCAGTTCGTTGGCCACCACCTTGATGTCCGGACGCACTTCGCTGATGAGTTTGATCATCGCCAGGGCGTCGAGGGAGCCTATGGGATGGTTGGCAAAAATCACCACCCGGCCTTCGCTGGGAATATTTTCAATGTCCTTATCCGGCACGCTGAAGCTGAAGTCGAAGCTGGCCAGCACCTGCTCGACAAAATCTACCCCTTGCAGGAAGGCGAACCTATTGGCGATGTCGTTGCATTCCTTCTCGTTCAGCAGGTAGCGCAACATGGCCTTGGTGGGCCGGGCCAACCAGGGGTTTTGGTTCAACTTGGGGAGGTTTTCGGCGACGACATTATCGACGGTAAAAATCATGGGATTCACCTTGTTTCAAACAATCCGGTTTGATGGCTGTTTGCACCGAGCAATTCGGCCGTGTGCAGACAGATTTCCTGTTCGACCCTGGGACCCTGCAGGCCTTCGTCCCAGCGCAGCAGCTGCAGCGTGCCCTGGTGGGTTTCGGCAACCAGGGTGCAGTTTTCAATCCAGTCGCCGTCATTGACGTAGATAAAACCGCCGTGACTGGACAGTGAGGGTTGATGTATATGACCACAGATCACCCCGTCCATGGCCTGGGCCCGTCCGTGGCGCACCGCGGCGTCGCGGTAGCGACTGATGGCCTGTTGCGCCTTGCCTACCCGGCGCTTGAGGTAGCCTGCCAGGGACCAATAGTGGTAACCGAGGCGGGCGCGCCAGTGGTGCAGTTGCCGATTGAGGAACAGCAGCAGGTCATAGAGATGATCACCCAGACGGGCATAGAAGCGGCCTATGCAGACCTCGGCATCAAATTGATCCCCGTGAACCAACAGCAGGCGTTTTCCCGTGGGACTTTGATGCACATAGTGCCCCTGCAGTGCCACCTGCCAGACGGTCAGGCCCGTGTAGGGTTTAAGCAACTCATCGTGATTGCCCGGGATGTAAATCACCTCTGTGCCTGCGCCGGCCAGGGCTATCAGGCGCCTGAGCAGCAGGTTGTGATTTTCGGGCCAGAAGATACGCTGTTTCAGGGCCCAGAAGTCTATGATGTCACCCACCAGATACAGCTTGTCACAGTGGACTTTATCCAGCAGTGCCAGCAGAAAGTCCGCTTTGCAGTCCTTGCAGCCCAGGTGAATATCCGACAGCCACAGGGCGTGAAACCGGGCTTTGTCAGCAGAATCTTTACCCTGGCTGATACTTTTCAGGGGGCCTGTCTTGGCATCTGGCATGGGCCACTGTCTCCCGCAGCGGATATTGGCGCCAGAATAAGGGGCGAGCTTGACCGAATGATGAATTGGCCGTGACGTCTGTGTGACAGTGGCTTGGATGATGCGCAACCACAGTAGGGGTTAGCCCTATGGCTTTAGCTTGTGTCTCAGCTGGCTGGAGTTGGCTGGGCAGTTGCTGATTTGATGATGCTGGCGGGGAGATCTATGGTGAAACAGGCACCTTTGCCGGGGGCCGTCTCAATACGAATGGAGCCTCCCAACACCTGGTTGACCAGGTTATAGACGATATTCATCCCCAGGCCACTGCCGCCGCGGCCACGTTTGGTGGTGAAGAAGGGGTTGAATATTTGCTCGGCAATCTCGGGCTCCATGCCACAGCCATCGTCGCAGTAATTCAGGTGCAGTCCCTGTTCGTCGACACTGATCCTGAGTGCCAATTTGCCGTGACGTTTATCCGGGTAGGCATGAATAATCGAGTTATTGAACAGATTGGAAATGATCTGGTAAAAAATGCCCGGATTGCTGTTGATAATCAGCTTTTGCGGGCAAGAATATGTGTACTCGTGGGGCGTGCGTGACAGCATGGGATTGAGTGACAGGAAGATTTCATCCAGGTACAGGGCCAAGTCAAAGTCCCGCAGTTCCTCATGGGACTGATCCACAGATACTTGTTTAAAGCTGTGGATCAGCTTGGCGGCCCGCTCCAGGTTGGTCAGCATCAGCCGGCAGCATTCGGCGACCTCTCCCTGGTATTGCTGGAAGTCCTCGTGTGCCACCTCGCCTTCTTCATAGGCACGGTTGAATTCCCTCACCCTGTCCTGCAGGTGGGAAGCGGCGGTCACACTGATACCTATGGGGGTGTTGACCTCATGGGTAATACTGGCGACCAGGCCGCCAAGGGTGGCCATCTTTTCCTTGTCCAATAGTTCGTCCCGGGTCAGGCGCAGCTCTTCCAGTGTGGCATTCAGCTCGTCATTGCTCTGTTGCAGCGCCCGGGTACGCTGCCGCACCCTGTCTTCCAGTTCCAGATTCAGTTGTCGCAGGGCGGCCTCGGTTTCTTTCAGGGGCTGGATGTTCTTTATGGTGCCCATAATGCGGTTGGGACGGCCCTGCTCATCGCGGGAAATGACCTTGCCATGGTTCATTACCCACTGCCAGCCGCCGTCAGGGGTCTTTCCCTGGTAACTGACCTCAAATTCATCCTTGCCCTGGTACAGGCAGGCAGACATGGCTTCCTTGGCGGCCTCAATGTTGTCGGGGTGGATCACGGCTTCTATGGTTTGTTGCAGGTTAATCTCTTTTTCCGGGTATCCGAGGAAGGTATTGGACCGGGTCAGGCGTTTTTGGGCAATTTCCCAGTCCCAGAATTCATCGCCGCTGCTCCACAGGGCCTGCTTGAGCCTCTGTTCGCTGGTGGCTATCTGTTCCAGCATCTGCATCTTTTGCTGGTACTTGCGGATACGGATAAGGCTTACCAGAGCCAGCAAACTCAGGAATGCCAGCAGGTAGAAGCTGTAGGCCCACCAAGTTTGCCAGGGAGGGGGGATTACGGCCAGGTCCAGGGGAGTGGTGGGACTCAGATGGCCATTGAGATCCCTGGCCCTGACTTCAAAGCGATATTTCCCCGGAGCGAGGCCGGTAAACACCGCTTTTTGATCGCTGCTGTCGACAATCCAGGTGT is part of the Shewanella cyperi genome and encodes:
- a CDS encoding UDP-2,3-diacylglucosamine diphosphatase; this encodes MPDAKTGPLKSISQGKDSADKARFHALWLSDIHLGCKDCKADFLLALLDKVHCDKLYLVGDIIDFWALKQRIFWPENHNLLLRRLIALAGAGTEVIYIPGNHDELLKPYTGLTVWQVALQGHYVHQSPTGKRLLLVHGDQFDAEVCIGRFYARLGDHLYDLLLFLNRQLHHWRARLGYHYWSLAGYLKRRVGKAQQAISRYRDAAVRHGRAQAMDGVICGHIHQPSLSSHGGFIYVNDGDWIENCTLVAETHQGTLQLLRWDEGLQGPRVEQEICLHTAELLGANSHQTGLFETR
- a CDS encoding CBS domain-containing protein, with protein sequence MSTRVVTVEMDDRLMVAKDIFEQAPFHHLPVLDENGHLAGMLSERDLLRAISPHIGAVGETNRDLDTLLKRIHQVMRRNPVTAPPSLSVDSAAKLLLQHNIGSLVVLDGDSLVGIVTWKDLLRHYINP